The following proteins come from a genomic window of Chlamydiales bacterium:
- the ybeY gene encoding rRNA maturation RNase YbeY, producing MKVFVFDEQSDLSIDPDSVQPIVSQVLVKEKYSTDEVSVHFVTTKMIVELHKKFFRDPSPTDCISFPIDQHQFLGSHVLGEIFICPRTGIEYILKKNSKDQNYYHEITLYLVHGLLHLIGYNDIGEHDRAKMRKAEQKLMTFLIRNQILLKG from the coding sequence ATGAAAGTCTTTGTTTTTGATGAACAATCTGATCTTTCTATTGATCCTGACTCGGTTCAGCCGATTGTGAGTCAGGTCTTAGTAAAAGAAAAATATTCTACAGATGAAGTGTCTGTCCATTTTGTGACAACTAAAATGATTGTGGAACTCCACAAGAAATTTTTCCGAGACCCCTCTCCGACAGATTGTATTTCTTTTCCAATAGATCAGCATCAATTTTTAGGATCACATGTTCTAGGTGAAATTTTTATTTGTCCTCGAACAGGGATTGAATATATACTAAAAAAAAATAGCAAAGATCAAAACTACTACCATGAAATCACCCTTTATCTTGTGCATGGGCTTTTGCATCTTATTGGTTATAATGATATTGGAGAACACGATAGAGCAAAAATGCGCAAGGCTGAGCAAAAATTAATGACATTTCTTATTCGTAATCAAATCCTCTTAAAGGGGTAA
- a CDS encoding hemolysin family protein, producing the protein MLTHTILIASFFLVGVFFLTTVSYAFMHLGEISSLNVIKQHRKCFFYYPSHLFIFNDPPFELLIFSTILGKNFAFLGFVFTIVYALFLFSLSIWQIIIILLVLLLGISLFGEFFPRLWSIRAADYALSFSMPFASFFLFLSLPFSFLFVKFAWYSARAKEKAQLGNQVEEMKETVVEVLRKKGLKGKLNRSDKKLIESVIKFKDRIVREIMVPRVDLCSLAAETPIRLAAQSFINEGYSRIPVYKGTIDNMIGVLMFKDILEIYMNSLEDRDKTSLIASPIDSIIKNVFYTPETKKASQLLQEFRAKQMHMAIVVDEYGGTEGVVTIEDILEEIVGEIADEYDTSEEANYTTESGGKSWIVDGRMTILDIEENFNIHLPQEGDYDTIGGYIFHKVGAIPQKGLKIHYQNFDLEILHSSDKSVEKVRITARKKIHED; encoded by the coding sequence ATGTTAACTCATACTATTCTTATTGCCTCTTTCTTTCTAGTTGGGGTCTTTTTTTTAACCACAGTTTCTTATGCTTTCATGCATTTGGGAGAGATTTCTTCCTTAAATGTGATTAAGCAACATCGTAAATGTTTTTTTTATTATCCCTCTCACCTTTTTATTTTTAACGATCCTCCTTTTGAACTCCTTATTTTTTCTACGATACTTGGAAAAAATTTCGCTTTTCTTGGATTTGTTTTCACAATAGTTTATGCGTTGTTCCTTTTTTCTCTTTCTATTTGGCAAATCATTATCATTTTACTAGTCCTTTTATTAGGAATTTCATTATTCGGAGAGTTTTTTCCTCGCCTATGGAGTATACGAGCTGCTGATTATGCTTTATCTTTTTCTATGCCATTTGCCTCTTTTTTTCTCTTTCTTTCACTGCCTTTTTCCTTTTTATTTGTAAAATTTGCATGGTATTCAGCTCGTGCAAAAGAAAAAGCACAATTAGGGAATCAAGTTGAAGAAATGAAAGAAACAGTTGTGGAGGTGTTAAGAAAAAAAGGCTTAAAAGGAAAACTTAATCGATCAGATAAAAAACTGATTGAATCAGTAATAAAATTTAAAGATCGTATCGTACGTGAAATTATGGTACCAAGAGTCGATTTATGTAGCCTAGCTGCTGAAACACCTATCCGGCTTGCAGCTCAATCCTTTATCAATGAGGGTTATAGCCGAATTCCAGTATATAAAGGAACGATTGATAATATGATTGGGGTATTAATGTTTAAAGACATTCTTGAAATCTATATGAATTCTCTTGAAGACAGAGATAAAACCTCTCTTATTGCATCCCCTATCGATTCAATCATAAAAAATGTCTTTTATACACCCGAAACAAAAAAGGCCTCACAGCTCCTTCAAGAATTTCGTGCCAAACAAATGCATATGGCAATTGTCGTTGATGAATATGGTGGAACAGAAGGTGTAGTTACAATAGAGGATATTTTAGAAGAGATCGTTGGAGAAATTGCAGATGAATATGATACTAGTGAAGAAGCTAACTATACAACTGAATCGGGAGGAAAAAGCTGGATTGTTGATGGGAGGATGACAATTTTAGATATAGAAGAAAATTTTAATATTCATCTTCCTCAAGAAGGAGATTACGATACAATTGGGGGGTATATTTTCCATAAAGTAGGAGCAATTCCACAAAAAGGTTTAAAGATTCATTACCAAAACTTTGATCTTGAAATTTTGCATTCTTCAGATAAAAGTGTTGAAAAAGTGCGAATCACTGCTAGAAAAAAAATACACGAAGATTAA
- a CDS encoding STAS domain-containing protein, translating into MEITEKKENNAMIFVLKGRLDSSASEEVEKKILQSIEMGTKNVILDFSALSYISSAGIRLLVHCHKKIEKQNRRILLVALPKAIENVLYITGFLSYFKVYDHQDQAITALKGHL; encoded by the coding sequence ATGGAAATTACTGAAAAAAAAGAAAACAATGCGATGATTTTTGTCTTAAAAGGACGTTTAGATAGCAGTGCTTCTGAAGAAGTTGAAAAAAAAATCCTTCAATCTATTGAAATGGGCACGAAAAATGTGATTTTGGATTTTTCTGCTCTAAGCTATATCTCTAGCGCTGGAATTCGTCTTCTTGTCCACTGTCATAAGAAAATCGAGAAACAAAATCGACGTATTCTCCTTGTTGCGCTTCCTAAAGCTATTGAAAACGTCCTTTATATTACTGGATTTCTCTCCTACTTTAAAGTTTATGATCATCAAGATCAAGCGATCACTGCCTTAAAAGGGCATCTCTAA